The Fundulus heteroclitus isolate FHET01 chromosome 13, MU-UCD_Fhet_4.1, whole genome shotgun sequence genome contains a region encoding:
- the crtap gene encoding cartilage-associated protein encodes MAPSTSCHLFSACLLAFFLSAVHSQYEKYSFRSFPRHELMPLESAYKYALDQYTAEKWQETVEYLEVSLRLYRLLRDSEAFCNLNCSSVRLEDEQKFADFPELRAFGNVMKRAQCLKRCKQGLPAFRQSMPSRDTVDEFERREPYKYLQFAYFKSNNLAKAVSAAHTFLLKHPDDEMMQRNMAYYKSLPGAEEHLKDLETKSYETLFVRAVKAYNGDNFRTSVSDMELALRDFFKVYDECLAASEGPRHVTEFKHFYASIADHYTEVLERKVMCESDLTPVVGGFVVEKFVATMYHYLQFAYYKLNDLKNAVPCAASYVLFDPNDEVMNNNVAYYKYHRDKWGLTEEDFLPRAEAVRYYNQTTLQLQMLQFSRERLMSDDEGEVVEFIDEFLDEDP; translated from the exons ATGGCTCCCTCCACTTCTTGCCACCTCTTCTCCGCGTGTTTGCTGGCCTTTTTCCTCTCGGCGGTGCACTCCCAGTACGAGAAGTACAGCTTCAGGAGCTTCCCCAGACATGAGCTGATGCCGCTGGAGTCCGCCTACAAGTACGCGCTGGACCAGTACACGGCGGAGAAGTGGCAGGAGACGGTGGAGTACCTGGAGGTGTCGCTGCGGCTCTACCGGCTGCTGCGGGACAGCGAGGCCTTCTGCAACCTGAACTGCAGCTCCGTGCGTCTGGAGGACGAGCAGAAGTTCGCCGACTTCCCCGAGCTGCGCGCCTTCGGCAACGTGATGAAGAGGGCGCAGTGCCTGAAGCGCTGCAAGCAGGGGCTGCCCGCTTTCAGGCAGAGCATGCCCAGCAGGGACACCGTAGACGAGTTTGAGCGGAGAGAGCCCTACAAAtacctgcagtttgcctacttTAAA TCTAACAATCTGGCCAAAGCTGTGTCTGCTGCTCACACCTTCCTCCTGAAACATCCTGATGATGAGATGATGCAGAGGAACATGGCTTATTACAAGAGCTTACCCGGAGCTGAGGAACATCTAAAAGACCTGGAGACCAAGTCCTATGAG aCTTTATTTGTGCGAGCAGTGAAGGCGTATAACGGAGATAACTTTCGCACGTCGGTGTCGGACATGGAGCTGGCGCTGAGGGACTTCTTTAAGGTCTACGACGAGTGCCTGGCGGCGTCTGAGGGTCCGAGACACGTCACAGAATTTAAACACTTCTACGCCTCTATAGCCG atcactACACCGAAGTCCTTGAAAGAAAGGTGATGTGTGAGAGCGACCTCACGCCGGTGGTCGGAGGCTTCGTCGTTGAGAAGTTCGTGGCAACGATGTATCACTACCTGCAGTTTGCCTATTACAAAC TGAACGACCTGAAGAACGCCGTGCCGTGTGCAGCCAGCTATGTTCTGTTTGACCCCAATGATGAAGTCATGAACAACAACGTGGCCTATTACAAGTACCACAGAGACAAGTGGGGGCTGACGGAGGAGGACTTCCTCCCAAGAGCA GAGGCAGTCCGCTACTACAACCAGACCACCCTGCAGCTGCAGATGCTGCAGTTCTCCAGGGAACGCCTTATGAGCGATGATGAG ggggaggtggtggagtttATAGACGAGTTTCTGGACGAGGACCcatag
- the susd5 gene encoding LOW QUALITY PROTEIN: sushi domain-containing protein 5 (The sequence of the model RefSeq protein was modified relative to this genomic sequence to represent the inferred CDS: deleted 1 base in 1 codon), whose protein sequence is MLYCSNQIVQSLLFGCLTFLVVTSVVHTEGRVFVLDLRSLQGFREAEQACASQHARLASAEELHRVVAECFFSHCTRGWLYGGMVGTTVCNTEGSSLKVNVKTENATEASAHLSAFCTKDKAVACGDPPSFPNARLQDHSGFEMGDELLYTCVPGYVMPSGSTAFSLLCDSCGEWYGTVQICVKDAAETHVDYDDKFENSHEEADRDHDSREEVFRDASRDEERTLQQQETRFWMNVEDDSHEVHTGVKAVNNSRTSEPAVDEVARREEDGFTIHPRRMQEGNKLVQAGDGAAAAAAATEEPVSLLSQKHMFWFPSEAFQEEVPPFASDSVTQATQRASGAQSEESKENESQERLEITDPDDDDHHDLDNRDDDRHDHRHDDHDDHYDEPDDHDDHHDHHDDRHDHDDHDDHDDHHDERDDHHDGHDHDDDGDELHKPDTFESPDDDRDDDDHDDSRHDDLDIHEDDHTGNHEDPDSRQEEDFEDHVKTPAQFDDLDRPDRHKDDDDGGDDHDDHYDMGEHEDDGDRASHGTQEYDDRADPYDDHRSKEDHHDDHRDHGGEHPDNSEEHPESDDHDDGEERDDLGEDDFHDKHDDKDESYDDHDSHEDSDDHPHVVVSVSSERRPNITQREAGGKTSKDNSWLDGHPVDLSDTENGDSTKRQLRPSVAKTTDKPSDVEVHRRVPHNGLSDGDGSPTVPPKSDHEAVKEVWPGFRTPATSSDRSNPNSNSDTLDYDTQQAAPTHSWLDDLTDHPFLDHGPAPPVRDGDAFPAGMEEHTVDNLPGEMGEMEGEKRKTICAGEDCPPHPPSSTSQGAKVAAIIVAVCAVATAVIVGVWCYRRKQQKSSMYEMNGKGQGQSRQGQQIEMQQKV, encoded by the exons GACAACGGTCTGTAACACCGAGGGGAGCTCGCTGAAGGTTAACGTGAAGACGGAAAACGCTACAGAGGCCTCTGCCCACCTGAGTGCCTTCTGTACGAAAGACAAAG CGGTAGCGTGTGGGGACCCTCCATCCTTCCCCAACGCCCGTCTGCAGGATCACTCGGGCTTTGAGATGGGGGACGAGCTGCTGTACACGTGCGTGCCCGGTTACGTGATGCCCAGCGGCAGCACCGCCTTCAGCCTGCTGTGTGACAGCTGCGGGGAGTGGTATGGGACCGTGCAGATTTGtgttaaag ACGCAGCTGAAACCCACGTAGACTATGACGACAAGTTTGAAAATTCCCACGAAGAGGCGGATCGTGACCATGATAGCAGAGAAGAGGTGTTTAGAGATGCATCGCGAGATGAGGAGAGAaccctgcagcagcaagagacGAGGTTTTGGATGAATGTGGAGGACGATAGCCACGAAGTGCACACTGGAGTGAAGGCGGTCAATAACAGCAGGACTTCTGAACCAGCGGTGGACGAAGTAGCAAGGAGAGAGGAAGACGGCTTCACAATCCATCCCAGGAGGATGCAGGAAGGGAACAAGCTGGTCCAGGCTGGTGatggtgcagcagcagcagcagcagctacggAAGAGCCTGTATCTCTTCTCTCCCAAAAGCACATGTTCTGGTTCCCTTCAGAGGCCTTCCAGGAGGAGGTACCGCCCTTCGCCAGCGACTCGGTCACACAGGCTACGCAGAGAGCTTCTGGCGCACAGTCGGAGGAGAGCAAAGAAAACGAGAGCCAAGAAAGGCTTGAAATTACCGACCCCGATGATGACGATCATCATGACCTTGATAACCGTGATGATGATCGTCATGATCATCGTCATGATGATCACGATGACCATTATGATGAGCCTGATGATCATGACGACCATCACGATCATCATGATGACCGTCATGACCATGATGACCATGATGATCACGATGACCATCATGATGAGCGCGATGATCATCATGATGGTCATGATCATGATGATGACGGCGATGAGCTGCACAAGCCGGACACATTTGAGTCTCCTGATGATGACagagatgatgatgatcatgATGACAGCCGCCACGATGACCTGGATATCCATGAAGACGACCATACTGGCAACCACGAAGATCCCGACAGTCGCCAGGAAGAGGATTTTGAAGACCATGTAAAGACACCAGCCCAGTTTGATGACTTGGACAGACCTGATCGGCacaaagatgatgatgatggtggtgatgatcACGATGACCATTATGACATGGGCGAGCACGAAGATGACGGCGATCGTGCAAGTCATGGCACCCAGGAATATGACGATCGAGCTGACCCGTATGACGATCACCGAAGTAAGGAGGATCACCATGACGATCACAGGGACCATGGCGGAGAACATCCCGATAATTCAGAGGAGCATCCGGAAAGTGACGACCATGACGATGGAGAAGAGCGTGACGATCTCGGTGAAGACGACTTTCATGACAAACACGACGACAAAGATGAGAGCTACGATGATCACGACAGTCACGAGGACAGCGATGATCACCCGCATGTAGTCGTTTCTGTATCCTCTGAGCGGCGGCCCAACATCACTCAGAGGGAAGCAGGAGGTAAGACCTCCAAAGACAATTCCTGGCTGGACGGACATCCCGTTGATCTGTCTGATACAGAAAATGGCGATTCCACAAAAAGGCAGCTGAGACCCAGTGTGGCGAAGACAACGGATAAACCCAGTGACGTGGAAGTCCACAGACGGGTTCCTCACAACGGTTTATCAGACGGAGATGGATCCCCCACCGTGCCGCCGAAATCAGACCACGAGGCGGTGAAGGAGGTCTGGCCTGGTTTCAGGACACCAGCTACTTCGTCTGACCGCTCAAACCCCAACTCAAACTCCGACACCCTGGATTACGACACGCAACAAGCTGCTCCCACCCACTCCTGGCTGGACGACCTCACCGATCATCCCTTCCTTGATCACGGCCCGGCTCCCCCGGTGCGTGACGGCGACGCCTTCCCCGCAGGGATGGAGGAGCACACTGTGGACAATCTACCGGGTGAGATGGGTGAGATGGaaggagagaagaggaagacGATCTGCGCAGGCGAAGACTGCCCTCCCCAC CCTCCGAGCTCGACCAGTCAAGGGGCGAAGGTGGCGGCCATCATTGTGGCGGTGTGCGCCGTGGCCACGGCGGTCATCGTTGGGGTGTGGTGCTACCGACGGAAACAACAGAAGAGCTCGATGTACGAGATGAACGGGAAAGGCCAAGGCCAGAGCAGACAGGGCCAACAGATAGAGATGCAGCAGAAGGTGTAG